The window TTAATGGCACAGCAGTAGACATTACCAATCTATGGACATGTTTCTTATCTACTGTCGGGGCAAGCTACCTGAGCAGATGTTGTGGGTTGGGAGCGCAGTCCATCCAACTGATACTGTCTAAGAGCTGAGTTTAGCCTTTGAACTgcaataatacacacacagcatgaaatCAGCAAGCCCCGAGACAAGATAAAGAGTTATTGCATGGGAAATTAGAAGTGGGAATTCGTTCATAACTTGATTCCTGTTTTTGTTGAGGTCTCTCACCTTGATCACGTAAAAAATCAGCGTCTGCTGTCGACATTTTGCAGTCTGCAACAGGAAACAAATATAATCGACGTTTCTTTTTAGCATAGCTAACTAGGTACAATGAGATAACTTCAGTGAAAAGATTTTAGTAGTTTCAAGACAGATCCAAGGTGGACTACGAGAGCTCGCATATTAGTTATTATTTAGGCTAGCTACAGTATGGTAGCAGCAGTACTAGCACAATCTACAAATCATTTATGAAGAGTTTTCGGAATGGCATCCGTTTTATATATGCACTTATAAACTAAAGCCGACTTCAAAGCTGCTTGCCTGCATGCTAGCTAGAGGTTACTAGGCGTACCCTCAAGCCCAGggtagtgacagtgtgtaactaATGACGCCGGCCCGGCCGCGTAGCTACTGTAGTGGTGCTAGCTGTCTACCTTCGCTAACTGTAGCAGTGCTGCACCGATTTCAAGGGGCACACGTTTTTATTATGAGGCATTGATAGCACATGTTGCTATTAAATTGGGATTTTAATCATGTGTGTATGGTATTCAAATCATTAACTCACAAACATAGGTTTACCTTTTTTATTGTCTGTTTTGCAACCCCAACCTCCCGTATCCGCCGACAGATTTAAAGATGAgttgttagccaatcacaggcaTGTGCATCTTAATGTATTGTCCCTTCCTTTCCCGACGAACACAACTGTTCCGCGTTTCATTCCAGGAAGTCAATACTCCAAAGTCCATCATATTTTGATACATTACTGTAGCTATCTGCTCACTGTGGTCATATACTTGAGGAAAGTAGTCTACATTTTGTCAAGGCAAGGTAATGGCATTGTTGAAATTACTCATTATTGTTTGTCACTGCTGGTGTGAAATGTTTTACCCATGGAACAAACTTGGAGAATTTAGTCAGACATAGAAGCTGAATTCAGATCATGATATGGTCATGTGAGCTGTTAATGTCTTTACAGTAGATATCCCTTTCCAAATTGTATCACTGTAATATTATTGTTTGTATAATATTGTTTGTGTACGCATAGACTCATAGTTGGTTCTCATTTCACAGATGGAGTTTGTGATTGAACACACCTGGGACAGCAATCTTGTGACTCACGACCCTGTAAAGGTCAGGTTTTCCCCTGGAGATGGAGGAATGAAGATGTCTGTGTctgctccatttttcaatgaccCCCCAGGTCCTCCTGGCCCCTCAGGCCACCCCTTCCCCGGGCTCTGGGATTATGAAGGTGTGTTGAATGAAACTCTTTTATTATAAGAATACCGTTTTATAACAGCATTAAGAGGTAGTTTGTCTTAATTTTCATCAGGCTGGGTTCTTGTAAGAACTGCTGCCTCTATCAGGTCATAGAGCAGTCTggttacaaacacaaaacaaagctAAGTCTTCACAAGCAAAGGGTAAAAAAGGTAAAGggtaaacatttaaaaaggaTATTCGAAAGGTATAaagatgtaaatgtatttctaaGTTTGACATTTTACACGTTTACAGAAATGGGTCCTTGTAGATAACctttaaagaaaagaaaaaaaaagataactAGTAATATTTTATAATAGAGCAATTATATTTCCTCTATAAACCCAAGTAATGGCATTACAACTGGTGGATGGAAAACATTAGCCATAAAAGAAATGTCAATAGCTTTATGAAGCTTAATTAAAATACAttatttgtatacatttttcCCCTTTACCAGTAGGTCCGCAGTGCCAATTATAAGTTATAAGTAAGTTTGTTATTTTAAGAGCAAACTTAAAACACACTTATTTGAGAGcgatacatttaaagttgtatAATCAACAAATATGCTTTCAAACCTCAATAGCTTTCAAACCACTACTGCCACGCACTCCAAACAAGTGCCACAATGTTTTAAAAACTGcgtacaacactgttttcatttTAAGATTACTTTGCTTTCCAAATCTAACAACAATGGGAAATGTGACCAGTATTCCATTTTCCTACAGTGGttgaatgtaatgtaatgtgggAGTAAACAAAGTGTAGGAGTGAAAGACTAATGTTTTACTTTCAAATTTTGAGATCTCCCTGGTGATGTGACCTACTTATTACAAACTACTCTTAGAATAATCACTGATTACGTTTAAATATTGAACAACCTTTTGTTCGTCAGTTTTTATCAAAAATTATTTTACATGCATTTTTTAATTAGTTTAACTGTTTGAATATCAAGACCTCCCTGGTCATGTCACCTACGCACATCAAATAAGgttacatacatacattaatCGGGCCTAGATATGCATTATAGGGAATTTGAGATTTAAGGCCTACATCTTTTTCCTGATCTGATCATGTTCTCTTGTGAATGTTGTGGGAGTTGGGCGTTGGGAAGGTCAGAGGTTTTGTATCCACATAATTTATTCTCTTACTGTACTTTCCATATTGTGTATCCTCTATATGGCATGGAAAGAGGGGTCAATGTGTGGGCCTAAATGGTCAGATCCGGATGAATAATAACTCAAGAACAAGATGGCCTCCACACCGATGGTGTTGCTCCTCACCTTATGAGCACAGTTATTGTTTCTTTCAATTTCTTATTAATATTTACATTTCCACCTATTCATGTTTTGCCATTATAATCATCATAAATATGGCAAATGTGCTTTCATCTCTGTAATTTATAGTGATGATTTTCTTGAACCTTGCTTGACTATTCATTTGTTTTCTCCCAAAACTTTCACTGACTGCAATGTTACTTACATTTGTCACAGTcttaaatttcaatagcttCTGGGTCATGACAATTAAACACCTAAATGTCCAGTGTTTAAATACACACATTCCATAACCTAGTTATGCATCTTTGTGTGGCTCAATTATCGTGCAAACTGGGCACTGTATGAGGTTGAAATCCATCAGGTGTATTTCTCAGACTCCAGGGATGTGCAGTGTCGCCACCAATGTGTGCTCCCAACATGCGCTCCCAACAGGCACTGCATAGTGTAGTAAATCAACGGTTTCCATTAAATACAGCCAAAGAGGCTTACTTTCACTTTGCAATAGTGAGTGTATTTGCTATTTATTTGCTCATTTGAACACTCTATACACATCTGGTTTCTTAACCACAAAAAACACCCACAGAGGCTGTTGGAATATGTAAATAGTCTGACTGTTCTACTATGAACTCGAATGGACATCTTAAAGAATGCATATTGTACGCAGCACTCTTTACTGTgacttttctcctctccctagTGGTTGAGTCATTTTTCCTGGACAGCACTACAGAAAAGTATCTGGAAGTGGAGGTTTGTCCGTAAGTCCAGtttttaactaaagctggctttTTAGGTCAGCTCTCATTGTGCAGTTTGTATAAATAGTcaaaaaacaacacattctCTTTTAACTTTCAATTGCAGCCATGGACAACACTTGGTACTTCTGCTCTCTGGAAGAGGTCAAGCGTTCCAGGTAGGAGGACATACTTTAACTCAGATCAAATATATATGACATTCTTATGATTTGTTCTTACTGTACCTATTATGATCTTGCCTATATAATAAATATACAACTGCTCATTATTGTAATAAAAGACAAACTTGTATTACAATTGTGATCCAATTACATCCCAAAAAATGTAatgtctgacgtgtgtgtgtatgtccatccCAGCAAGGTCTCCCTCTGGTATTCACGGCGAGTGTGACAGGGGGTCGATGGATTGGGGAGGCCCTGCTGCCCTGGAGGTACTTCCCACCAAACGTCAACAAGATGAACTCGTATGCCATCCATGGTTCTGGACAGGGCCGCACCTACGAAGCTCTGTATCCGGTACCAACAGAAGACTTGGTGGAGGGACAGAAACCTAACTTGTGAGTATTGGTGCCGTGTGAAGAAATACAAGCTTAAAACATTTGCAGATTAGTTCATAGCATGGATGCTAGTTCTATTAATGATAGAAACATACACCGCCTTTTCTTATGTGTAGAATGTCATCGCAGAATGTCATTTTTAGTGTCACCCAATAGtactgaaataaataaatgccaAGTGTACTAGACAAAGTAGGCAGCCATATTGATCAACGACAAGTCGACTCACAATTACAGTTGACAATACAACCCCGAGGAGAATCCTTTCTCTAAATAGACAGAACAATGCGTCGTTTCCTGTCAGCTCTCCAACAGAATTGTCACTACCTTTCAAAAACCAACTGCCAGTGCTTCCCCAGACTCCTATTATTCATAGAAATGGTCTGACTTGTGCATTTTCAAGTGAGGGAAGTGGAGCTGCCAAAGCGAGACCCTCATCATTTAGATGTGCTAGTTGTCGGTGGGCACCCACACCCACAGTCATTCAAAGGTTTATTACTGACCCAGAATGAAATTCACATTTGCCACATTACATGTATGCGTGTACGCGTGCATGTGTGATTgtctatatatgtgtgtttagacgcatgcatgcatgtctaCACATTTGGATGTCAATTTTcagagactgtgtgtgggggagtgcaTGTTTATGTTTGCATTCTCATATTCACAGATTGCACTTTTCTCTCTTGCCCCTCACCCTacttcctctttttttctttatccttctgctttctctctccatgcACCAGCCACCTCCTGGAATACTTCCAAGACTTCCGCCTGCAAAGCATCATGGGGGAGGGCTGGATACAGCCCGAGTCCGATCTCTGGACGTGAAAGTGCTGAGGCAGGCGGGAACGAGAGGAGGACCTACGACCGTGACACCAAAGTCACctggatgggtgggggggggggggggggggggtgtacaaaGCCCAATCTATCTTTATTAGTTGACATTGTCAAACGCCCTGACATGAAATATGTTATCAGCTTGTCAAGTGGTATTAGACGTCACCTGAAATAACCTGGCTCAGTCTGTGACCTACAGGCCCTGAGCTGAAGGGGAGGCTCTGCATGGAGGTTCTGCCACCGTGGAGGAAGACGGGCATAAAGGGAGCCACACATAACAATTCCACTTCCATCATTTCATGTCATCTgggcacattttcagcaattgCATGACTTAACACGGCCTGGACTTGATTAATGGGAAAGCAACCCTATCATGAAATTCTGACCAGAAAATACTCAATCCTAAACTCTCCAGAGCCTACTCTGTCTATTGGATCCTCTCAGATTCCAACCCCACACTCGTTGTTGTGACCAGATTGAGGATGACTCCGATGTTCATGGGTCATTAATTGCGTAATTGTATACAGGGCGAGCATGTTAGCAAGAGCTAATCGACAACATCCTGATTGCACGGTAGTTAATGATTTGTAATCATGTTGATTTAAGTCGTGTGATAAGATTGATTAGTCCAATGTAGGGCAGATATTCTATCTTGACATGACAAATAAACTAATATAACACAAGTTGAAAAGAATATAGATTTTTccatcc of the Osmerus eperlanus chromosome 14, fOsmEpe2.1, whole genome shotgun sequence genome contains:
- the c14h4orf33 gene encoding UPF0462 protein C4orf33 homolog codes for the protein MEFVIEHTWDSNLVTHDPVKVRFSPGDGGMKMSVSAPFFNDPPGPPGPSGHPFPGLWDYEVVESFFLDSTTEKYLEVEVCPHGQHLVLLLSGRGQAFQQGLPLVFTASVTGGRWIGEALLPWRYFPPNVNKMNSYAIHGSGQGRTYEALYPVPTEDLVEGQKPNFHLLEYFQDFRLQSIMGEGWIQPESDLWT